The Chitinophaga sp. Cy-1792 genome contains the following window.
TGGCAAATACTTCCAGGACGTGTGTTTCGTCAAAGATAAAAGTAGAATCGTTGGTAATATTGAATGATTTCAGGTTGCCGGTAACGGGTTGTTCGCGGTGGAACGCAATATTTTTCGGATCAAAGCTGAGTTGGTGGTTGGCAGTAACGACATAGCTGCTGGCGGTATCGGCCTTCGGGCATACGGCTACTTTTCCGGAGACGACGGTAACTACTGTTTTACCGGTATTATCCTTCCTGATATTAAAGCTGGTACCCAGCACTTTAATGGCGATATCATCTGTAAATACGATGAAGGGATGTTTAGTGTCTTTCGCTACATCAAAGAAAGCCTCTCCCTGCAGAAATACTTCCCTGGTTTTATTTTGGAGAAAGTTATGGTGACGGATACTGGCGCCGGTCTGGAGCATTACCATGGAGCCATCGGTCAGGTAGGCAGTGGTACTGGCCATACCGGTATTTGTTCTGATGATCAGCGGATCATTTTCCGCCGCAGCCAGCCCTTTTTTGCTGTTGCTGCTACTGTGGAGGAGGAGGAAAGTAGCAGAAATTATCAGCAATAGTGCGGCTGCGGCGGCAATGCGGTAAGCATAACGCTTTCCTATAACGGGGGATAATGGAATGACAGGCCGTGAATCATTTGCTTCCATTGACATTTCGATACGACGATGAATATCGGCTTCCATACCTGCGGGAATAATTTCCGCGGTATGCAGGTGCAGCTGTTCAGCGATAGCACGGGCATCCAGCAGCTGTTGCTGCTGCTCCGGATGTTGCTCCTGCCAGTGATTCCAATACTGGCTGGTGTGCGTATCGGGAGCTGTTACCCATTTAATAAAGCTGTCATCCTGCAGAAATTTCCAGATGGCATCGTCAAAATTCTTCATGCAACGTGAATTATGCACGGCGTTAAAGTGGCCGTCTACAGGTATATGACAACAACTTTATTTTTATACTCAAAAATTTTAAACTTTTTTTCCGGACTATAAAAAAAGATGGAAGGTCTCCAGCAGTCGCGTAGCAAACCCGGACGACTCAAGGGTTTCTTTAATACGGGTAAGGGCGCTGTAGAGTAAATTGCTGACAGACTGGTATTTCATCTGCATAATATCAGCAATTTCAGCATTGGTGAAGTTCATATAAAAGCGGAGGGTAATAATTTCCTGCTGCCTTCGGGAAAGCCGGCGTATGGCCTTGTCCAGCAGATCGGCGCGGGAACCGGTTATTTCTGCATCAATGATACGGTCTTCCGCGGTCAGCTCATTCCCTGCTGATTCCAGCGTTTGTGCGTACTGGTGAATTTTACCGGCAGCATTGCGGTAATTATAGTTGGCACGTATCAGTTTGTACTTCAGACTTTTGCAGAGATAAAAACGGATATTGTCTGTATCAGACAACTGGTTCCTGGTATTCCAGAGTTCAATAAAGAGGTCATGAATAAGGTCTTTCAGCTTTTCCTGGTCATCACAAAAACGAATACCGTATTGAAGCAATAACGCAGTATGGCCCCGATAAATCTGCGTGAAGGCTGATTTATCTCCAGATTTGAATCGAATCCATAAATCCTTTTCGTCAAGTATATTCACTATCGATCCTGGCATGGTATGCACGATATTATAGGGAATAGATTTCGGTTGTTATTACGGTCACTACTGGCATCAAAGTAAGATAATTTTTCTTATCTGCAAATAAGAAATACCCGCAGATTAAAAAAAGTGTGCTACCAGACAACTTGCCATCATCGCCACAGGAGCATCCTTATCTTCTCTCCTGTGGCAACTATCCATGTTATTCCCTAAACTGCTGAAAGCGGGTGTATTATAAGTAATATCGATAATAACCTGCACGTGATCTGACCAAAATATTTTGACTAATGTTGAATTTACAACCGGTACCTCCGGTATCGGTTGATGGGGTTCCGCGCTGCGCGCGGGGGCTTTCGCCCAATATTCATTTTTGATGCTATAACGGCGATGTGTATACGAAGTTATCAGAGTACCAGTTCCATTTGAATATTGGCGCGTTCGTATGGCGTTGGCCTTCCTCCTACCTTGCGGAAGCCCAGCTTTTCATACAGGCTGATAGCTGGTTTCAGGATGGTATTACTTTCCAGGTAAATAGCCCTGGCCCCCAATTCGCGGGCTTTATTGGCGATGGCACTGCCCAGCAGCCAGCCTAAATTTTTCCCTCTGGCTTCCGGCGATACCGCCATTTTTGCCAGCTCATACTGATAGTCCGGATCATCCATTTTGATGAGGGCACAGACACCCATCGGCTTACCATCCAGCAATGCCACCAGGATATGCCCGCCTTTGGCCAGGATATAACCTTCCGGA
Protein-coding sequences here:
- a CDS encoding FecR family protein — translated: MKNFDDAIWKFLQDDSFIKWVTAPDTHTSQYWNHWQEQHPEQQQQLLDARAIAEQLHLHTAEIIPAGMEADIHRRIEMSMEANDSRPVIPLSPVIGKRYAYRIAAAAALLLIISATFLLLHSSSNSKKGLAAAENDPLIIRTNTGMASTTAYLTDGSMVMLQTGASIRHHNFLQNKTREVFLQGEAFFDVAKDTKHPFIVFTDDIAIKVLGTSFNIRKDNTGKTVVTVVSGKVAVCPKADTASSYVVTANHQLSFDPKNIAFHREQPVTGNLKSFNITNDSTFIFDETHVLEVFASLEKAYRIKIHVDEKTYANAKISSNLANQSFEHKLDIICAGISATYTITDGEVFISQPNNN
- a CDS encoding RNA polymerase sigma factor, with the protein product MPGSIVNILDEKDLWIRFKSGDKSAFTQIYRGHTALLLQYGIRFCDDQEKLKDLIHDLFIELWNTRNQLSDTDNIRFYLCKSLKYKLIRANYNYRNAAGKIHQYAQTLESAGNELTAEDRIIDAEITGSRADLLDKAIRRLSRRQQEIITLRFYMNFTNAEIADIMQMKYQSVSNLLYSALTRIKETLESSGFATRLLETFHLFL